The following proteins are co-located in the Microbacterium sp. SORGH_AS_0888 genome:
- a CDS encoding aldo/keto reductase: protein MPYRQVGASGLYLPAISLGLWWNFGDNVPFDRQREILRHAFDRGITHFDLANNYGPPYGSAETNFGRVLREDLRPYRDELIISSKAGWDMWPGPHGEFGSRKHIIASADQSLGRMGLDYVDIFYSHRVDPVTPIEETIGALDTLVRQGKALYVGISSYSAERTIVASAVARSLGTPLVIHQPAYSILNRWIEDGLTGALRQEELGAIAFTPLAQGLLTDKYLGDGRGRRAQPRPLPDKALSHGSIAALRNLNAIAKERGQTLAQMAIQWVLRDPIVASALLGASSVEQLDENIAALDGPAFDTEELQLIDSISAGIDVDLWSVSSRL from the coding sequence ATGCCGTACCGCCAGGTGGGGGCTTCGGGCCTGTACCTGCCCGCGATCTCGCTGGGGCTCTGGTGGAACTTCGGCGACAACGTGCCCTTCGACCGCCAGCGCGAGATCCTGCGTCACGCGTTCGACCGCGGCATCACGCATTTCGATCTGGCGAACAACTACGGACCGCCCTACGGCTCGGCCGAGACGAACTTCGGCCGCGTGCTGCGCGAGGACCTCCGTCCCTATCGCGACGAGTTGATCATCTCGTCGAAGGCCGGCTGGGACATGTGGCCGGGCCCGCACGGCGAGTTCGGGTCCCGCAAGCACATCATCGCGAGCGCCGACCAGTCGCTCGGGCGGATGGGCCTCGACTACGTCGACATCTTCTACTCGCACCGCGTCGACCCGGTGACCCCCATCGAGGAGACGATCGGCGCGCTCGACACGCTCGTACGGCAGGGCAAGGCGCTCTACGTCGGCATCTCGTCCTACAGCGCTGAGCGCACGATCGTCGCCTCGGCCGTCGCGCGGAGCCTGGGGACACCGCTCGTGATCCACCAGCCCGCCTACTCCATCCTCAATCGCTGGATCGAGGACGGCCTGACGGGGGCTCTCCGGCAGGAGGAGCTGGGCGCGATCGCGTTCACCCCCCTCGCGCAGGGACTCCTGACCGACAAGTACCTCGGCGACGGCCGCGGGCGCCGTGCCCAGCCGCGTCCGCTGCCCGACAAGGCGTTGTCCCACGGCTCGATCGCGGCCCTTCGCAATCTGAACGCGATCGCCAAGGAACGGGGTCAGACGCTCGCGCAGATGGCGATCCAGTGGGTGCTCCGGGACCCGATCGTCGCGTCCGCGTTGCTGGGAGCCTCGAGCGTCGAGCAGCTCGACGAGAACATCGCCGCTCTCGACGGGCCCGCGTTCGACACGGAGGAGCTGCAGCTGATCGATTCCATCTCGGCGGGGATCGACGTCGACCTGTGGTCGGTGTCGTCGAGACTGTGA
- a CDS encoding stealth conserved region 3 domain-containing protein, which translates to MASLTAVPAQPHPWTSLLAREDVLLEHGVLHLLHEDMSPEDARIADLLLIAETLESAGVEPLLIRHELRTPALAVADTDRARALDALRALCDREPVYAKPKGTAAVPLPDVRDRGDGTGAIRLFRPRITGPGGLRYGVASAVRLEFWRFGAETVETPAQNALTRRVIPAVDLEVTEVARHGRTWRTPVGMFDPHPHEVTDEIDMVFSWVDGSSTDFQRQRAAQLAQYVVGDGDAGPARYRHVDELRYALRSVHMYAPWVRRIFIATDSPAPAWLIDHPRVTVVRSEEFFADTSVLPIHNSHAVEAQLHRIEGLAEHFLYSNDDMFFGRPVEPELFFSPAGVSSFVECEVRIGTGPSRIQRSGHDNALRVNRELLQRRFGRTIVRDLEHCATPLRRSVMAELEQEFAEDFRRTAASRFRSATDISVTNSLYHYYALFTGRAVPTTRPRTRYYQTTLADSLRRTERLVARGDVDMFCLNDGGESEVPEEVRVRVVTELLERMFPVRAPWERADALSARQGAARSAERSAARH; encoded by the coding sequence ATGGCGTCATTGACAGCCGTTCCGGCGCAGCCGCATCCCTGGACCTCGCTGCTCGCCCGCGAGGACGTCCTGCTCGAGCATGGCGTGCTCCACCTGCTCCACGAGGACATGTCCCCCGAGGACGCGCGCATCGCCGACCTGCTGTTGATCGCCGAGACCCTCGAGTCGGCGGGCGTCGAGCCGCTCCTCATCCGGCACGAGCTGCGCACCCCCGCACTGGCCGTGGCCGACACCGACCGCGCACGGGCGCTGGACGCCCTGCGTGCCCTGTGCGACCGGGAACCCGTGTACGCCAAGCCCAAGGGCACGGCCGCGGTCCCGCTCCCCGACGTGCGCGACCGCGGCGACGGCACGGGCGCGATCCGCCTGTTCCGTCCGCGCATCACGGGTCCCGGGGGCCTGCGCTACGGCGTCGCGAGCGCCGTGCGCCTGGAGTTCTGGCGCTTCGGCGCCGAGACCGTCGAGACGCCGGCGCAGAACGCCCTCACGCGGCGCGTCATCCCCGCCGTCGATCTCGAGGTCACCGAGGTGGCGCGCCACGGCCGCACCTGGCGGACGCCGGTCGGCATGTTCGATCCGCACCCGCACGAGGTCACCGACGAGATCGACATGGTGTTCTCCTGGGTGGACGGCTCCTCCACCGACTTCCAGCGGCAGCGCGCCGCACAGCTGGCGCAGTACGTCGTCGGCGACGGCGACGCGGGACCGGCGCGGTACCGACACGTCGACGAGCTGCGCTACGCCCTGCGCAGCGTGCACATGTACGCACCGTGGGTGCGGCGGATCTTCATCGCGACCGACTCGCCCGCGCCGGCGTGGCTGATCGATCACCCCCGCGTCACCGTCGTGCGGAGCGAGGAGTTCTTCGCGGACACCTCGGTGCTGCCGATCCACAACTCGCACGCCGTCGAGGCCCAGCTCCACCGCATCGAGGGTCTGGCCGAGCACTTCCTCTACTCCAACGACGACATGTTCTTCGGCCGGCCGGTCGAGCCCGAGCTGTTCTTCAGCCCGGCCGGCGTGTCGAGCTTCGTCGAGTGCGAGGTGAGGATCGGCACGGGGCCCTCCCGCATCCAGCGCAGCGGCCACGACAACGCGCTGCGCGTCAACCGTGAGCTCCTGCAACGCCGCTTCGGCCGGACGATCGTCCGCGACCTGGAGCACTGCGCGACACCGCTGCGCCGCAGCGTCATGGCAGAGCTCGAGCAGGAGTTCGCGGAGGACTTCCGCCGAACGGCGGCCTCGCGGTTCCGCTCGGCGACCGACATCTCCGTCACCAACAGCCTGTACCACTACTACGCGCTGTTCACGGGGCGTGCCGTTCCCACGACCCGCCCCCGCACGCGCTATTACCAGACGACGCTCGCGGACTCGCTGCGCCGGACGGAGCGGCTCGTCGCGCGCGGCGACGTCGACATGTTCTGCCTCAACGACGGCGGCGAGTCGGAGGTCCCCGAAGAGGTGCGGGTGCGGGTGGTCACCGAGCTGCTGGAGCGCATGTTCCCCGTGCGGGCACCGTGGGAGCGGGCGGATGCGCTCAGCGCACGACAGGGAGCGGCTCGGTCGGCGGAGCGATCCGCCGCGCGGCACTGA